From Apium graveolens cultivar Ventura chromosome 9, ASM990537v1, whole genome shotgun sequence, the proteins below share one genomic window:
- the LOC141685167 gene encoding uncharacterized protein LOC141685167: protein MTLEFGDQDLEGLKFPQDDPLVITPVIKNYHVMRVLVENRAFVDILFHDTFIRMNYNDSQLILFGAPIYGFNHMECKVKEAIQLPVTIGEDPREAMQMLNFQVVNAAFIYNTIMGRKGIHAFKAVPSTYHMLLKFPTRTVLERRK from the coding sequence ATGACGCTTGAATTTGGTGACCAggaccttgaaggtttgaaatttcctcaggACGATCCTCTGGTTATCACCCCGGTAATTAAAAATTATCATGTTATGAGGGTCCTAGTAGAAAATAGAGCTTTCGTGGATATTCTTTTCCATGACACATTCATAAGGATGAACtacaatgattctcaactaaTTCTATTCGGCGCACCCATCTACGGGTTTAACCATATGGAATGTAAAGTAAAAGAAGCAATACAACTTCCCGTAACTATTGGGGAAGATCCCAGGGAGGCCATGCAGATGTTAAACTTTCAGGTTGTTAATGCAGCCTTTATTTATAATACCATCATGGGTAGAAAAGGGATCCATGCGTTTAAGGCCGTGCCTTCAACCTACCACATGTTACTAAAGTTCCCAACTAGAACGGTGTTAGAAAGGCGAAAGTAG